GGCAGCGCGTCAGCTACCACTTGCATGGCCCTGCTTTATACCCTGCCCGCTCTTGCTGAGCACCCTTATTACAACACTGCTCAGCTAGCCGCCTTTGCGGTATTTGTGGCCGGGCTGCTGGCCCAGGGCTACCAGCGCGGCTACCCCTGGCGCCACTGGCTGCCGCTGGTAGCCGCTGCTACCCTGGCTCTGATAGTGGGCTGCCAGCTGGTGTTTTTGCCACCGGCCAACTGGTGGCCCTGGCTGCGGGGCGATGTCGATATAGCGCGGGCGCTGGGCGAAGGGCCGCGCTCGGTGGTGGGTGGCGCCGCGGCCAGCCTGCTGGCAGTAGTGGCGTTGCGACGGCTATTGGGCTTTCGGGGCTGGGCAGTGCTCGACGCGTTTGCCGCGCCGCTGTGCTGGGCGCTGGCCGTGCAGTGCGTGGGCTGCCTGCTGGCCGGCTGCTGCTGGGGCGAGGTAGCGGCGCCGCACGCCTGGGGCCTGTGCTACGGGCCGGGCACGCTGCCCTATCTGGCGCAGCAGGCCCAGGGCCAGCTACCAGCGGGGGCCGCGCACTCGCTGCCGGTAGTTCCGACGCAGCTATACCAATTACTGTTGTGCGCAGGCACTGGCCTGATACTAAGCCACCTAAGCCGCCGGGTGGCCTGGCCGGGCGGCAGCCAATACCTGCTGGGGATGGGGCTCCTTTGCCTGGGCCGCTTTGTAATTGAATTCTGGCGCGAACCGCTTGGCGAGCCTTTACTGGCTGCGCCCGTGCTGGTGGCGGGCTTTTCGCTGCTGCGGCTGCAAGCCCTGCTTTTGCTCGAAGCTACTGCTCTGCTGGGCAGTTGGGGGTGGCTGGCGCGGCGCGGGCAGCAGGCCGAGCAGATAGCCGCACACGAGGCTGCCGCACCGGCTGGCTACCCGGCCCTGGTGGGGCTGGCGCTGCTGGCCGCCACCAGCCGGCTCGGGCCGGGCGTGCTTAGCCGGCCGGAAGTACTTATCCTGCAAGCGCTGCTACTGCTCGTACTGCTTGCCGAAGGCTACACTGCACTAGCGTTTATAAGCCGCCTCGTACCACGCCTGGTAGCCCTGCCGCTGGGGACAGGGCTGGCCGGCGTCCTACTCCTTACTATGGCCCAGGCCCCCGCTCCGCAACAGGCTGCTCCACCAGCAAGTGCTGACGAATTCCACCAGACACTTGTTTTCAGCGGTGGTATGCTCGGCAGCTACCACGAAGCGCAGGAAGATATTCTGACAAATCCTTCGGGCTGCGGCAGCAGCCAGCTACTGGCACTTCACCAGCGGGTGCGCGCTGGGGGCGGCGAAGCAGCGCTGGTAACAACAACCCCAACTGGCACGGGCACCTGGGGCGGCGGCCTGTGGGTAGGTCAGCAGCAGGTGGGCATTCAGGTAGTGCCTACCAGCGGGCACACTTCTACCTACCAGGATACTACGCTGCGCTACCAGCTGGCCGATATTCACCTCTACCGGGAAGTGCAAACCGACCGCGGCTGGCTATCCGTAGGCGTTCGCACCGGCTTGCACATCGGCAGCCTGGGCTACTACAGCTATTTCGATAATGACCACTCGCAGAGTTCCACCTGGCTCATGCCCGAGCTGATGCTGAGCCTGGGCAACCCGCGGGTGCTTTACAGCCAGGCCGACTTCTGCTACGGGGCCGAAAATGCGATGGGCGCCTATACTACCCGGCTGGCGCTGGGCTCGGGGCTGGGCACGCTGGGCGGTAGCAATATCCTAGCCGGCTACGCGCACTCGCCCCACCAGCCTACGCCCAGCATGGCTTTCGTCAGCGCCAGGCTCCGGCTGCCCGGCGGCACGGGCCTGAGTGCGCTCGGCCTGGAACCTTATTTTGCCACCGACTTCGGCCGGCATCAGATTTTCAGCCTGAAAATGAGCTACCGCTTAGCCCGCTAAGCCACACTGCTCCTTTACTGAAATACCGGTACCACGCGCCCTTCCTCTACCTTGAGCGCGGCGTCGTACTTCTTGCCGGTTTTGGCCGAGAGAAAGCCTTTGATAAGGCCTGTTTCGCCGCGGCGCAGCAGCTGGCGCAGTTGCGCGTCGGTCAGCTTCTTACCACCCCACTCGAAGGGCACCCGAAACTGGCAGTCTTCGCGAAAGCGCGAGCAGCCGAAGGCGCTGCTGCCTTTGAGCATGGTCCCGAGCTTACACGCCGGGCACGGAATCTGGCCGGGGTCGGTGGCGGTGGTGGGCTTGCTTTCGGCAGCGGGCAGCAGCTCCAGCTTAAAGCTGGCATCGAGCACAAGCGCGCCGTCGAGCTTCTGGCCATCGCCGGCCACGAAACCCTTGATAAGCTGCGTGCGGCCTTTGGCGAGCAGGCTTTTTACCTGGGAGTCGCTCAGCTTTTTACCCAGAATCTCAGTAGGCAGCCGAAACTGGCAGCCCTCGCGGAAGCGGGCGCAGCCAAAAGCCGTTTTGCCGCGTAGCACGTGGCCCGCTTTGCACATCGGGCACGCTCCCAAGCCGTTAGCCGGGCCGGCCCCTGCCGGCTTTTGCCCCGCACTCGCACTAGCCGGCGGGCTGGCCGTCTTTAGTGGACCACCCGGCGTGGCGGCCGCCTGGCTGCTTGTGGCCGAAGTAGCCGTAACCGCCCGCCCGCTCCTATCCAGCTTCACTTCCTGCACCATCTCGCGCACCAAGCCTTTCAGCTCTTCTAAAAACTGGTCGGAAGGCAGTTCGTTGCGCTCAATCTGGCGCAGCTTCTTTTCCCATTGGCCGGTCAGCTCCGCCGATTTCAGGGTGGGGTTGCGAATGAGGCCGATAAGCTCGACGCCGGTGGGCGTGGGCAGCAGCCGTTTTTTTTCGCGTCGAATATAGTTTCTTTTGAATAGTGTCTCGATAATAGCGGCGCGGGTGCTGGGGCGGCCGATGCCGCTTTCCTTCATTGCCTGGCGCAGCTCCTCATCGTCGATGTTGCGGCCGGCCGTTTCCATGCCGCGAAGCAGGCTGGCCTCGGTGTACTCCTTGGGCGGCTGGGTCATCTTGCTTTCGAGGCGCGGCTCGTGGGGACCACTTTCCCCTTTGACAAAGCTGGGCAGCACGGTACTTACCAGGTCGTCATCGTCGTTGCCGGTAGCTTTTTCGCCGGCGGGGGCGGCGGGCTTGGGCGCCGCCTGCTGGGTGGGGTCGCCGTACACCACGCGCCAGCCGGGGCTCAGAATCTGGCGGCCGCGCACCCGAAACAGGAACCCGGCCGCCTCGGCGAGCACGGTGGTGTTGCTCACCTCGCAGTCGGGGTAAAACGCGGCGATAAAGCGGCGCACGATAATGTCGTACACACTGCTTTCCAGGCCGCCGCCCGGCCCACCGCTGCCCGTCGGAATGATGGCGTGGTGGTCGGTTACCTTGTTGTTGTTAAATACTTTAGGCGTCTTCGGAATCTTCTTTTCCAGCAGCGGGCCGGTGAGGTTGCCGTAGCCGATGCCGCGCAGAATACCGGGAATTTTCGGGTAGATATCATCGGGCAAAAACGTGGTATCGACGCGCGGATAGCTGACCGCTTTTTTCTCATATAGCGCCTGCACTATCTTTAGCGTATCCTCGGCCGAAAGGCTCAGTTGGTTGTTGCACTGCACTTGCAGCGAGGTAAGGTCGAAAAGGCGGGGCGGCGACTCGCGGCCCTTCTTAATCTCGACGCCCGTGACGGTGAGTGGCGCCGGCTTCACCGTTGCAAGGGCCTTATTAGCCTCGTCTTCCTTCACAAAGTAGCCCAGCGCCCGCAGGCGCGACTGCTCATCGGGCGCATCCTGCGCCTCTTTTTGCTCGACTTCAGTATTGATGCGCGTGAAGGTGGTATTGCGGTACTCCGTCTTCAACACCCAGTACGGCTCGGGCTTGAAGTTGCGGATTTCGTGGTAGCGGTCCACAAGCAGCGCCAGCGTGGGCGTTTGCACCCGCCCAATGCTCAGCAGCTGCTTGTCCTGGTAACTGGTGTATTTGAGGGTAAAGAGACGCGTAGCGTTCAGGCCCAGCAGCCAGTCGCCCACTGCCCGGCTACGCCCGGCCTGGTAGAGCGAGTCGAACTCCTTGCCATCACGCAGATTACTGAAACCCTGCCGGATAGCCTCTTCCGTCAGCGACGAAATCCAGAGCCGCTTCACCGGCTTGCGGCACTTGGCCTCGTGAATAACCCAGCGCTGAATCACCTCGCCCTCCTGCCCGGCGTCGCCGCAGTTGATAACTTCGGTGGCCGCGTCGAGCAGTCTTTTTATGGTATTAAACTGCTTAACTACACCTTCGTCGCGGCGCATGAGCTTGATACCGAACGAGTCGGGTATCATGGGCAGGTCGTGCAGGTTCCAGCGCTTCCACTCGGGGCGGTAGTCGTCGGGCTCCTTGAGCTGGCAGAAGTGGCCAAACGTCCAGGTCACCTGGTAGCCATTGCCCTCGTAGTAGCCATCCATGCGCCGGTCGGCCCCGATAACCTGGGCAATTTCGCGGGCCACGCTGGGCTTTTCGGCAAGGCAGACTTTCATGCTGAATGGCAGATTTGTGCTGAGTAGACACCCGCCAATTAGCGCGGCGCGTACCTCAATCAACAAAAATACGGCGCAAAAAGGTCGGGGCCAGCCTTAGCATAAAGCCTGACTACTCCCGCTACCCAATAGTAAATTATCTCAGCGCAGTATACCTTTTTTAAAATACCCGGCTCACAGCCGACACGCAAAAGCGCCCGCTGGCCAGAAGCCGGCGGGCGCTTTTGCCTAACTCAGAACGGCAGCTTACAGCGAATTCAGGAAGGCCACCAGCTGGTCGCGCTGGGCTTTAGACATTTGCTCTACCTGCTGGCGCGAGTAGGCCGCTTCGCCATCGTGCCACATAATGGCTTCCATCGCATTGCGGGCGCGGCCGTCGTGCAGCAGGTTGGTATGGCCGCTGGTAATCTGGCTCAGGCCCATGCCCCAGAGCGGCGGCGTACGCCACTCCGAGCCGGAGGCCAGGAAATCGGGACGGTTGTCGGCCAGGCCGGGGCCCATATCGTGTAGCAGCAGGTCGGTAAAGGGCGTAATGGTCTGGTTGGAAAGCTGCGGCACGCCTGCTACGTCGCCGGTACGCAGCACCGGCGTGTGGCAGACGGCACAGCGGGCATTCATGAACAGGAGCCGGCCGGCCTGTACGAGCGGGTCGTTGGTATTGCGCAGGGCGGGCACGCCCTGGGTGCGGGCATACATCATCACGCTGGTACGCTCGTTATCCGACACATCAACCCCGCCGCCCACAGTAGCCGAGCCATCGGGCTCTATCGGAAACAGGGTGCTGGTAATGCCCAGGTCGCCATTGTAAGCGCCCGCAATCTGAGCCACCAGCGAAGGCTGGTTAGCCTTCCAGCCGAAGCGGCCCAGCTTGGTAGTTTGCGCCACCGGGTCCCACACGTAGTTGGGCTTGCCAGTGATGCCAAACGAGAGTGCATTAGCCTGCATCTGTGCTATTTGCAAAATGGTTTGCTCGGGCACGGCCTCCAGCAGGCTCAGGCCCGCCATTTGCGAGCCCGTGCGCGGCGAGAACAGGGCGCCGGCCGGCAGGGGCACGCTAAAGGTGTAGGTAGGCTGGCGCAGGCTCACGGTCGTGCCATCGGCCAAGGCCTTTAGCTGCTCCACGTAAGTAGTCGTCACTTTCCCCTTGAAGCTTTCTACCCGCGTGCTGTCGGGGCCCAGCGCTACTGGCTGAATCTGCAGCCCGAACACGGGTAGCGGGGAGGGTCCGCCGGTGCTGGCCTGGCCCGGCTGGCTTACCCGAAACAGGAGCTGCGGCGTTACGCCGTCTTTCGATATGGCGGCCCGGCCGCCACCCAGGTGGCAGGACTGGCAGCTCTGGTTAACCCAGATGGGGGCCAGCTTAGCCAGCGAGAATACCCGGTTGAACGCTGCGTCGCCGGTCTGGTGTGCAGCCTGGGCCTGCGCATCGAAGCCGGGCGCCGTTTGGTCGAAGGCGCTGGCCGTAAAGTCTTTGGTGGTAGAGCTCCCCCCGGCCCGACCGCTTTGCACTACCGGCAGCCAGGTGTTTACCAGTTTCTGGTACTGCTGCTGGTCATTAGCGTTGGGGTCGCTGTCGTTGCTGCTGACCGCGCTGGGCGTGGGAGCTGCCTCATCATTTAGGTTTTTGGAGCAGCTGGCCAGCAGCAGAGTTCCCCCCAGCAGCAAGAAAGCCGGTGAAAAATAGTTGTTTACCGTGCGGGATGTAAGTTTTTTTAGCATAGAAGCATTGAAACGGAAGGTAAATAGCAGACAATGGCAGCCTAGACCCGCTACATTCCTTCCCTATTCCTATCAACACTTTTCGCAAGCAGCCCCAGGCAGCTGGCTACGGTACGTAACAGTACCCCCAAAGAGATACGCGTCAAGCCGCCCATACTACTTATTCTACCAGTAAAATCATCTCATAAACGTACTTATTTGGTAGAAATCCCCGACAATACAAGATTATTTTCTGTTGACTATCAGTTATTTCAAAAAAATAAAAGCTACTATGATATTTTTGGAGAAAAAGTTCAAATTGTGAGATAATTTTTCAAGTAATCTGTTTTCGGATTTATCTTATTGTTTTAATATTTAAAATATTAAAATTTTTATACCTTTAATACCACCGAATAGTAGGGAGCGGAGATTGGTCCCGCACCCTACTACCTTTTTCGCAAGCATTTCGGGGTCGGTATTACATGGATAAAAGTATATTATTTAAATCGGCTTTTCTGCTGCGCAGTTATCAGCACCACCGAGCCGACAATAACGGCCGCACCGGCCAGCATCTGGCCCGTCAGCTTTTCGTGCAGCATGGCCCAGCCCAGCAGCACGGCCACCACGGGGTTGACGTAGGCGTAGGTGGCCACCCGCGCCGGCGGGGCGTGCTTGAGCAGCCAGCTGTAGGCAGTGAAGGCCACCAGCGAGCCAAATACCACCAAGTAGCCCCAGCCCAGCCACGCGGCCAGCCCGAAGCTGGCCGGCCGCAGCCCGCGCCACTCGCCGGTGCCCGTGCCCAGCAGCAGCAGCAAGGCGCCACCGGCCAGCATCTGCATGCCCGAGGCCAGCACCGCCGACCGGGGCACCGGCGCGCGAAGGCCGTAAATGGAGCCCGCCGCCCAGCTAAAGGCGGCCAGCAGCACCAGGCCCACGCCCAGCAGCTGCGCGCGACTGGTACCGGCCGTCAGCTGCTCGCCTACCAGCAGGTACACGCCCGCGAAGCCCAGCAGCAGGCCCAGCGTCACTTGCCAGCCGGGCCGTTCGCCGCGCAGCCACAGCCAACCCAGGATGACAATCCAGAACGGCTCGGTGGCGATGAGCAGGGCGGCCAGGCTGCTGGGCAGCGTGCGCTCGGCCAATACTACCATCCCGTTGCCGCCCAGCAGCAGCAGGCCACCTACGATAAAGCTGGTTTTCCACTGCGCCGGCGTGGGCGTTTCGTAGTCGGCCGAGGCCCGGCCCGCCAGCGCCAGGATGCTGCCCGCCAGCAAAAACCGGCTGCCCGCCAGCAGTAGCGGCGGCATGGTCGCTACCGCGTACTTGATGGCCAGGTACGTGGAGCCCCACAGCAGGTACACGGCCCCGAAGGCGGTGAGAAGGAGCATAGTTCGTGGCCTGGCAGCGAGGGGGTTAGGCATAACTTTATATAGCACAAATTATTTGATAGCACAGCCGAGCGTCATGCTTCGGCAAGCCCGGCATGACGTTCTTTTTTAGCTCGCCTTAGGCGCGTTTACTCAATAGCTTTCAGCTACTTGCGCAGCGCGATGCGCACGCCGGCCATGAGCCAGCGCGTGGGCATGGGAGCCCCCAGCAGGTCAGAGTAATGCGCGTTGAACAGGTTTTGCGCCTGCCCGACGACCCACACCCGCTCGGGCAGCAAGGCCAGGTCGAGGCGGGCGTTGAAGACGGCGTAGGTTGGCGTGAGCACGGCAGCGTTGTTGCCAGCACTGGCCGCGATTTGCTGTTCGGCGCGCTGCTTGTAGAGGCCGCCAAAGCTGGCCGTGAAGCGCCGGTGCGTCAGGCTCACGTTGCCCGACACCAGCTGGCGCGCCACGTTGGAGAGGTACTGCGACTGCACATCGCCTTCCACGTTGAGGTGTACCCAGGTGTAGCCCACGCTGCCATCGAGGCGCAGGCCGGGCGCGAGTTGGGCGCGGGTCGTTACTTCAGTTTCAATGCCCTGGGTGGTGACGGCGAACAGGTTTTCGGCCAAGCGGTAGGTAACGCCGGAGTTGAGGTTGGTAAAGCCCGTCGTCTCAGCGGCCTGACTGCCTGACACAGTTACGTAGTCAATCAGGT
The sequence above is drawn from the Hymenobacter baengnokdamensis genome and encodes:
- a CDS encoding di-heme oxidoredictase family protein translates to MLKKLTSRTVNNYFSPAFLLLGGTLLLASCSKNLNDEAAPTPSAVSSNDSDPNANDQQQYQKLVNTWLPVVQSGRAGGSSTTKDFTASAFDQTAPGFDAQAQAAHQTGDAAFNRVFSLAKLAPIWVNQSCQSCHLGGGRAAISKDGVTPQLLFRVSQPGQASTGGPSPLPVFGLQIQPVALGPDSTRVESFKGKVTTTYVEQLKALADGTTVSLRQPTYTFSVPLPAGALFSPRTGSQMAGLSLLEAVPEQTILQIAQMQANALSFGITGKPNYVWDPVAQTTKLGRFGWKANQPSLVAQIAGAYNGDLGITSTLFPIEPDGSATVGGGVDVSDNERTSVMMYARTQGVPALRNTNDPLVQAGRLLFMNARCAVCHTPVLRTGDVAGVPQLSNQTITPFTDLLLHDMGPGLADNRPDFLASGSEWRTPPLWGMGLSQITSGHTNLLHDGRARNAMEAIMWHDGEAAYSRQQVEQMSKAQRDQLVAFLNSL
- a CDS encoding prolipoprotein diacylglyceryl transferase family protein, whose product is MALLYTLPALAEHPYYNTAQLAAFAVFVAGLLAQGYQRGYPWRHWLPLVAAATLALIVGCQLVFLPPANWWPWLRGDVDIARALGEGPRSVVGGAAASLLAVVALRRLLGFRGWAVLDAFAAPLCWALAVQCVGCLLAGCCWGEVAAPHAWGLCYGPGTLPYLAQQAQGQLPAGAAHSLPVVPTQLYQLLLCAGTGLILSHLSRRVAWPGGSQYLLGMGLLCLGRFVIEFWREPLGEPLLAAPVLVAGFSLLRLQALLLLEATALLGSWGWLARRGQQAEQIAAHEAAAPAGYPALVGLALLAATSRLGPGVLSRPEVLILQALLLLVLLAEGYTALAFISRLVPRLVALPLGTGLAGVLLLTMAQAPAPQQAAPPASADEFHQTLVFSGGMLGSYHEAQEDILTNPSGCGSSQLLALHQRVRAGGGEAALVTTTPTGTGTWGGGLWVGQQQVGIQVVPTSGHTSTYQDTTLRYQLADIHLYREVQTDRGWLSVGVRTGLHIGSLGYYSYFDNDHSQSSTWLMPELMLSLGNPRVLYSQADFCYGAENAMGAYTTRLALGSGLGTLGGSNILAGYAHSPHQPTPSMAFVSARLRLPGGTGLSALGLEPYFATDFGRHQIFSLKMSYRLAR
- a CDS encoding type IA DNA topoisomerase, with the protein product MKVCLAEKPSVAREIAQVIGADRRMDGYYEGNGYQVTWTFGHFCQLKEPDDYRPEWKRWNLHDLPMIPDSFGIKLMRRDEGVVKQFNTIKRLLDAATEVINCGDAGQEGEVIQRWVIHEAKCRKPVKRLWISSLTEEAIRQGFSNLRDGKEFDSLYQAGRSRAVGDWLLGLNATRLFTLKYTSYQDKQLLSIGRVQTPTLALLVDRYHEIRNFKPEPYWVLKTEYRNTTFTRINTEVEQKEAQDAPDEQSRLRALGYFVKEDEANKALATVKPAPLTVTGVEIKKGRESPPRLFDLTSLQVQCNNQLSLSAEDTLKIVQALYEKKAVSYPRVDTTFLPDDIYPKIPGILRGIGYGNLTGPLLEKKIPKTPKVFNNNKVTDHHAIIPTGSGGPGGGLESSVYDIIVRRFIAAFYPDCEVSNTTVLAEAAGFLFRVRGRQILSPGWRVVYGDPTQQAAPKPAAPAGEKATGNDDDDLVSTVLPSFVKGESGPHEPRLESKMTQPPKEYTEASLLRGMETAGRNIDDEELRQAMKESGIGRPSTRAAIIETLFKRNYIRREKKRLLPTPTGVELIGLIRNPTLKSAELTGQWEKKLRQIERNELPSDQFLEELKGLVREMVQEVKLDRSGRAVTATSATSSQAAATPGGPLKTASPPASASAGQKPAGAGPANGLGACPMCKAGHVLRGKTAFGCARFREGCQFRLPTEILGKKLSDSQVKSLLAKGRTQLIKGFVAGDGQKLDGALVLDASFKLELLPAAESKPTTATDPGQIPCPACKLGTMLKGSSAFGCSRFREDCQFRVPFEWGGKKLTDAQLRQLLRRGETGLIKGFLSAKTGKKYDAALKVEEGRVVPVFQ
- a CDS encoding EamA family transporter — translated: MLLLTAFGAVYLLWGSTYLAIKYAVATMPPLLLAGSRFLLAGSILALAGRASADYETPTPAQWKTSFIVGGLLLLGGNGMVVLAERTLPSSLAALLIATEPFWIVILGWLWLRGERPGWQVTLGLLLGFAGVYLLVGEQLTAGTSRAQLLGVGLVLLAAFSWAAGSIYGLRAPVPRSAVLASGMQMLAGGALLLLLGTGTGEWRGLRPASFGLAAWLGWGYLVVFGSLVAFTAYSWLLKHAPPARVATYAYVNPVVAVLLGWAMLHEKLTGQMLAGAAVIVGSVVLITAQQKSRFK